In the Pseudomonas sp. ADAK2 genome, one interval contains:
- the purU gene encoding formyltetrahydrofolate deformylase: MSRAPDTWILTADCPSVLGTVDAVTRFLFEQGCYVTEHHSFDDRLSGRFFIRVEFRQPDGFDEQAFRAGLEERGAHFGMIFELTAPNYRPKVVIMVSKADHCLNDLLYRQRIGQLSMDVAAVISNHPDLKPLADWHQIPYYHFPLDPNDKPSQERQVLQVIEESGAELVILARYMQVLSPELCRKLDGKAINIHHSLLPGFKGAKPYHQAYNKGVKLVGATAHYINNDLDEGPIIAQGVEVVDHSHYPEDLIAKGRDIEGLTLARAVGYHIERRVFLNANRTVVL; the protein is encoded by the coding sequence ATGAGCCGCGCCCCAGACACATGGATTCTGACCGCCGACTGCCCAAGCGTCCTCGGCACCGTGGATGCGGTGACCCGCTTTCTGTTCGAGCAGGGCTGCTACGTCACCGAGCACCATTCCTTCGATGACCGGCTCTCGGGTCGTTTCTTCATTCGCGTGGAATTCCGCCAGCCCGACGGCTTCGACGAACAAGCCTTCCGCGCTGGTCTCGAAGAACGCGGTGCGCATTTCGGCATGATCTTCGAACTGACCGCGCCGAACTACCGGCCAAAAGTGGTGATCATGGTTTCCAAGGCCGATCACTGCCTCAACGACTTGCTCTACCGCCAGCGCATCGGCCAGTTGTCGATGGACGTCGCCGCCGTGATTTCCAACCACCCGGACCTCAAGCCGTTGGCCGACTGGCATCAGATTCCGTACTACCACTTCCCTCTCGACCCCAACGACAAGCCGTCGCAGGAGCGTCAGGTGTTGCAAGTGATTGAAGAGTCCGGCGCTGAGCTGGTGATCCTTGCCCGTTACATGCAAGTCCTGTCGCCGGAGCTGTGCCGCAAACTCGACGGCAAGGCGATCAATATTCACCACTCGCTGCTGCCGGGTTTCAAGGGCGCCAAGCCGTATCACCAGGCCTACAACAAGGGCGTGAAACTGGTCGGCGCCACGGCGCACTACATCAACAACGACCTGGACGAAGGCCCGATCATCGCCCAAGGCGTGGAGGTGGTGGACCACAGTCACTACCCGGAAGATTTGATCGCCAAGGGGCGGGATATCGAAGGGCTGACCCTGGCTCGCGCCGTGGGCTATCACATAGAGAGAAGAGTCTTTCTCAACGCGAACAGAACCGTCGTTCTTTAG
- the glyA gene encoding serine hydroxymethyltransferase, with protein sequence MFSKQDQIKGYDDALLAAMNAEEQRQEDHIELIASENYTSKRVMEAQGSGLTNKYAEGYPGKRYYGGCEHVDKVEALAIERAKQLFGADYANVQPHSGSSANSAVYLALIQPGDTILGMSLAHGGHLTHGAKVSSSGKLYNAVQYGIDTKTGLIDYDEVERLAVECKPKMIVAGFSAYSKTLDFPRFRQIADKVGALLFVDMAHVAGLVAAGLYPNPLPYADVVTTTTHKTLRGPRGGLILCKANEEIEKKLNSAVFPGAQGGPLMHVIAGKAVCFKEALEPGFKAYQQQVIDNAQAMAGVFIKRGYDVVSGGTDNHLFLVSLIRQGLTGKDADAALGRAHITVNKNAVPNDPQSPFVTSGLRIGTPAVTTRGFKVTQCVTLAGWICDILDNLGDADVEANVAQQVAALCADFPVYR encoded by the coding sequence ATGTTCAGCAAGCAAGACCAGATCAAGGGCTATGACGATGCACTGCTGGCGGCGATGAATGCCGAGGAGCAACGCCAGGAAGATCACATCGAACTGATCGCGTCAGAGAACTACACCAGCAAACGCGTCATGGAAGCGCAGGGCAGTGGCCTGACCAACAAATACGCCGAAGGTTATCCGGGCAAGCGCTACTACGGTGGCTGCGAGCACGTGGACAAGGTTGAAGCCCTGGCCATCGAACGCGCCAAGCAACTGTTCGGCGCCGATTACGCCAACGTCCAGCCGCACTCCGGTTCTTCCGCCAACAGCGCCGTTTATCTGGCCCTGATCCAGCCGGGCGACACCATTCTGGGCATGAGCCTGGCCCACGGCGGCCACCTGACCCACGGCGCCAAAGTGTCGTCCTCGGGCAAGCTCTACAACGCCGTGCAGTACGGCATCGACACCAAGACCGGCTTGATCGACTACGACGAAGTCGAACGCCTGGCCGTCGAGTGCAAGCCGAAAATGATCGTCGCCGGGTTCTCCGCTTACTCCAAGACCCTCGACTTCCCGCGCTTCCGCCAGATTGCCGACAAGGTCGGTGCGCTGCTGTTCGTCGACATGGCCCACGTGGCCGGTCTGGTTGCCGCCGGTCTGTATCCGAACCCGCTGCCGTACGCCGACGTGGTCACCACCACCACCCACAAGACCCTGCGCGGTCCACGTGGCGGCCTGATCCTGTGCAAGGCCAACGAAGAGATCGAGAAAAAGCTCAACTCCGCCGTATTCCCTGGCGCACAGGGCGGCCCGCTGATGCACGTGATCGCCGGTAAAGCGGTGTGCTTCAAGGAAGCGCTGGAGCCAGGTTTCAAGGCCTATCAACAACAAGTGATCGACAACGCCCAGGCCATGGCCGGCGTGTTTATCAAACGCGGCTACGATGTAGTGTCCGGCGGTACTGACAACCACCTGTTCCTGGTCAGCCTGATCCGTCAGGGCCTCACCGGTAAAGACGCGGACGCCGCCCTCGGTCGCGCCCACATCACCGTGAACAAGAACGCTGTGCCAAACGATCCACAGTCGCCGTTCGTGACCTCGGGCTTGCGCATCGGCACCCCGGCGGTGACCACGCGCGGCTTCAAGGTGACCCAGTGTGTGACGCTGGCCGGCTGGATCTGCGACATCCTCGACAACCTCGGCGATGCCGATGTTGAAGCGAATGTGGCGCAGCAAGTGGCAGCCCTGTGCGCGGACTTCCCGGTTTATCGCTGA
- a CDS encoding sarcosine oxidase subunit gamma: MTAANVYQQRPTTGAKAESSLHHADLVSLVGKGRKNAGVIVREKKLLGHLTIRGDGHDAAFSAGVHKALGIELPGALSVIVKGETSLQWMGPDEWLLIVPTGEEFAAEQKLREALGDLHIQIVNVSGGQQILELSGPNVRQVLMKSTSYDVHPNSFPVGKAVGTVFAKSQLVIRHTAEDTWELLIRRSFSDYWWLWLQDASAEFGLSVQA; encoded by the coding sequence ATGACCGCAGCCAATGTTTACCAACAACGCCCAACCACCGGGGCCAAAGCCGAGTCGTCGCTGCATCACGCCGACCTCGTCAGCCTGGTGGGCAAGGGCCGCAAAAACGCCGGCGTGATCGTGCGTGAGAAAAAACTCCTCGGCCACCTGACCATCCGTGGTGATGGCCACGATGCCGCGTTCAGCGCTGGCGTGCACAAGGCCCTCGGTATCGAATTGCCGGGCGCGTTGAGCGTCATCGTCAAAGGCGAAACCAGCCTGCAATGGATGGGCCCGGATGAATGGCTGCTGATCGTGCCGACCGGCGAAGAGTTCGCTGCCGAGCAAAAGCTGCGTGAAGCGCTGGGCGATTTGCATATCCAGATCGTCAACGTCAGCGGCGGCCAGCAGATTCTCGAACTGAGCGGCCCGAACGTGCGCCAGGTACTGATGAAATCCACCAGCTACGACGTACACCCGAACAGCTTCCCGGTGGGCAAGGCTGTCGGCACGGTGTTCGCCAAGTCGCAATTGGTAATCCGCCACACCGCCGAAGACACCTGGGAACTGCTGATCCGTCGCAGCTTCTCGGATTACTGGTGGTTGTGGTTGCAGGATGCGTCCGCCGAATTCGGCCTTAGCGTCCAGGCGTAA
- a CDS encoding DUF2780 domain-containing protein, protein MKISRGFALASLMTLAASPVFAQFSLNDAANAISGMKGDNAAAATAPTSQTAGLLSALSQLNVTPQQAVGGTGAMLGLAKNKLSSTDYSELAKSVPGIDKLSGGGELGALSGLLGSSGKSAGLENALGNVKNTNDLNSAFSALGMDSGMVGQFAPVILQYLGGQGVGGPLLESLGGIWGAGSGS, encoded by the coding sequence ATGAAGATTTCACGCGGTTTTGCACTGGCTTCGCTGATGACCCTGGCGGCCAGCCCGGTCTTTGCTCAGTTCAGCCTGAACGATGCGGCCAATGCCATCTCGGGCATGAAGGGCGATAACGCCGCCGCAGCGACCGCGCCAACCTCACAGACGGCCGGCCTTCTGAGTGCGCTCAGCCAATTGAACGTGACCCCGCAACAAGCCGTAGGCGGCACTGGTGCGATGCTCGGTCTGGCCAAAAATAAATTGAGTTCGACGGATTACTCAGAGCTGGCCAAAAGCGTACCGGGGATCGACAAACTGTCGGGTGGCGGTGAACTGGGCGCCCTCAGCGGCTTGCTCGGTTCGTCCGGTAAATCGGCAGGTCTGGAAAACGCCTTGGGCAACGTGAAGAACACCAATGACCTGAACAGCGCATTCAGCGCCCTGGGCATGGACAGTGGGATGGTCGGCCAGTTTGCCCCGGTGATTCTCCAGTACCTCGGCGGCCAGGGCGTTGGCGGTCCATTGCTGGAAAGCCTCGGCGGGATTTGGGGCGCCGGTTCCGGTAGCTGA
- a CDS encoding sarcosine oxidase subunit alpha yields MSQTNRLSNGGRIDRNKVLSFTFNGQVYKGFEGDSLAAALLANGVDIIGRSFKYSRPRGIFAAGAEEPNAVLQIGATEATQIPNVRATQQALYQGLVATSTNGWPSVNNDMMGILGKVGGKLMPPGFYYKTFMYPQSFWMTYEKYIRKAAGLGRSPTENDPDTYDYMNQHCDVLIVGAGPAGLAAALAAARSGARVILADEQEEFGGSLLDSRESLDGKPATEWVASVIAELKDTPDVLLLPRATVNGYHDHNFLTIHERLTDHLGDRAPIGQVRQRIHRVRAKRVVLATGACERPLVYGNNDVPGNMLAGAVSTYVRRYGVAPGKKLVLSTNNDHAYRVALDWLDASLQVVAIADARSNPRGALVEEARAKGIRILTGSAVIEARGTKRVTAARIAAIDVKGHTVTSPGEWLDCDLVATSGGYSPVVHLASHLGGKPTWREDILGFVPGEAPQKRVCVGGINGVYGLGDSLADGFEGGARAASEAGFSVVEGTLPKALSRLEEATLALFQVPHEKNTARAPKQFVDLQNDVTAAAIELATREGFESVEHVKRYTALGFGTDQGKLGNVNGLAIAARSLNVTIPQMGTTMFRPNYTPVTFGAVAGRHCGHIFEPVRFTALHHWHVKNGAEFEDVGQWKRPWYFPKNGEDLHAAVKRECKAVRDSVGLLDASTLGKIDIQGPDAREFLNRIYTNAWTKLDVGKARYGLMCKEDGMVFDDGVTACLADNHFVMTTTTGGAARVLQWLEIYQQTEWPDLKVYFTSVTDHWATMTLSGPNSRKLLSEVTDIDLTNEAFPFMTWKEGLVGGVPARVFRISFTGELSYEVNVQADYAMGVLEKIAEAGKQYNLTPYGTETMHILRAEKGFIIVGQDTDGSMTPDDLNMGWCVGRTKPFSWIGQRGMNREDCVRDQRKQLVGLKPIDPTKWLPEGAQLVFNTKQTIPMTMVGHVTSSYLHNSLGYSFAMGVVKGGLKRIGERVFAPLADGSVIEAEIVSSVFFDPKGDRQNI; encoded by the coding sequence ATGAGCCAGACTAATCGCCTGTCCAACGGCGGACGGATCGACCGCAACAAAGTGCTGAGCTTCACCTTCAACGGCCAGGTCTACAAAGGCTTTGAAGGCGACTCGCTGGCCGCTGCCTTGCTGGCCAACGGCGTCGACATCATCGGTCGCAGCTTCAAGTATTCCCGTCCGCGCGGCATCTTCGCCGCCGGTGCCGAAGAGCCGAACGCGGTGCTGCAGATTGGCGCCACTGAAGCCACGCAGATTCCGAACGTGCGCGCCACGCAACAAGCGCTGTACCAAGGTTTGGTCGCCACCAGCACCAACGGCTGGCCGAGCGTGAACAACGACATGATGGGGATTCTCGGCAAGGTCGGCGGCAAGCTGATGCCGCCGGGTTTCTACTACAAAACGTTCATGTACCCGCAATCGTTCTGGATGACTTACGAGAAGTACATTCGTAAGGCCGCCGGTCTTGGCCGTTCGCCGACCGAGAACGATCCGGACACCTACGACTACATGAACCAGCACTGCGACGTGCTGATCGTCGGCGCCGGCCCTGCTGGCCTCGCCGCAGCATTGGCCGCTGCGCGCAGCGGTGCCCGCGTGATCCTGGCCGATGAGCAGGAAGAGTTCGGCGGCAGCCTGCTCGACTCCCGCGAAAGCCTCGACGGCAAACCGGCCACCGAGTGGGTCGCCAGCGTTATCGCCGAATTGAAAGACACCCCGGACGTGCTGCTGTTGCCGCGCGCCACGGTCAACGGTTACCACGACCATAACTTCCTGACCATTCACGAGCGCCTCACCGATCACCTCGGCGACCGCGCACCGATTGGCCAGGTCCGTCAGCGCATCCACCGGGTTCGCGCCAAGCGTGTAGTCCTGGCGACCGGCGCTTGCGAGCGTCCACTGGTCTACGGCAACAACGACGTGCCGGGCAACATGCTCGCCGGCGCTGTGTCGACTTACGTGCGCCGTTACGGCGTGGCACCGGGCAAGAAACTGGTGCTGTCGACCAACAACGACCATGCCTACCGCGTGGCTCTGGATTGGCTCGACGCCAGTCTGCAAGTCGTTGCTATCGCTGACGCCCGCAGCAACCCGCGCGGTGCATTGGTGGAAGAAGCGCGTGCCAAAGGCATCCGCATCCTCACCGGCAGCGCCGTGATCGAGGCTCGTGGCACCAAGCGCGTGACCGCTGCGCGCATCGCCGCGATTGATGTCAAAGGCCACACCGTGACCAGTCCTGGTGAATGGCTCGATTGCGACCTCGTTGCCACTTCCGGCGGTTACAGCCCGGTGGTTCACCTGGCTTCGCACTTGGGCGGCAAGCCGACCTGGCGTGAAGACATCCTCGGTTTCGTACCGGGCGAAGCACCGCAGAAACGCGTGTGCGTCGGTGGCATCAATGGGGTCTACGGTCTCGGCGATTCCCTGGCCGATGGTTTTGAAGGCGGCGCTCGCGCCGCCAGCGAAGCCGGTTTCAGTGTGGTCGAAGGCACCTTGCCGAAAGCCCTGAGCCGTCTCGAAGAGGCGACCCTGGCGCTGTTCCAGGTGCCGCACGAAAAGAACACCGCACGGGCGCCGAAGCAATTCGTCGACCTGCAAAACGACGTCACCGCCGCCGCCATTGAACTGGCGACCCGCGAAGGTTTCGAGTCGGTCGAGCACGTCAAACGCTACACCGCGCTGGGCTTCGGCACCGATCAGGGCAAGCTCGGCAACGTTAACGGCCTGGCAATTGCCGCCCGTTCGCTGAACGTGACAATCCCGCAGATGGGCACCACCATGTTCCGCCCGAACTACACGCCGGTAACTTTCGGTGCCGTGGCCGGTCGTCACTGTGGGCACATCTTTGAGCCGGTTCGTTTCACCGCGCTGCATCACTGGCACGTGAAAAACGGTGCTGAATTCGAAGACGTCGGTCAGTGGAAGCGTCCGTGGTACTTCCCGAAAAACGGCGAAGACCTGCACGCCGCAGTCAAACGCGAATGCAAAGCCGTGCGCGACAGCGTCGGCCTGCTGGACGCTTCGACCCTGGGCAAGATCGACATTCAAGGCCCGGATGCGCGCGAGTTCCTGAACCGCATCTACACCAACGCCTGGACCAAGCTAGACGTGGGCAAGGCGCGCTACGGTCTGATGTGCAAAGAAGACGGCATGGTCTTCGACGACGGCGTAACGGCTTGTCTCGCCGACAACCATTTCGTGATGACCACCACCACCGGCGGCGCTGCACGCGTACTGCAATGGCTGGAAATCTACCAACAGACCGAATGGCCAGACCTGAAGGTGTACTTCACCTCCGTGACGGATCACTGGGCAACCATGACCCTGTCCGGGCCGAACAGCCGCAAGCTGCTCAGCGAAGTCACCGACATTGATCTGACCAACGAAGCCTTCCCGTTCATGACCTGGAAAGAAGGCCTGGTCGGCGGCGTGCCGGCGCGGGTGTTCCGGATTTCGTTTACCGGTGAGCTGTCGTACGAAGTCAACGTGCAGGCCGATTACGCCATGGGCGTTCTGGAAAAAATCGCCGAGGCCGGCAAGCAGTACAACCTGACCCCGTACGGCACCGAGACCATGCACATCCTGCGGGCCGAGAAGGGTTTCATCATCGTCGGCCAGGACACCGACGGCTCGATGACCCCGGACGACCTGAACATGGGTTGGTGTGTCGGTCGCACCAAACCGTTCTCGTGGATCGGCCAGCGCGGCATGAACCGCGAAGACTGCGTGCGTGATCAACGTAAGCAGTTGGTGGGCCTGAAGCCGATCGATCCGACCAAATGGCTGCCGGAAGGGGCGCAACTGGTGTTCAACACCAAGCAAACCATTCCGATGACCATGGTCGGCCACGTGACCTCCAGCTACTTGCACAACTCCCTTGGTTATTCGTTTGCCATGGGCGTGGTCAAGGGTGGGTTGAAGCGCATCGGTGAGCGGGTGTTCGCACCGCTGGCGGATGGCAGCGTAATTGAGGCGGAGATTGTTTCTTCGGTGTTCTTCGATCCGAAGGGTGATCGCCAGAACATCTGA
- the fdhA gene encoding formaldehyde dehydrogenase, glutathione-independent, producing MSGNRGVVYLGNGKVEIQKIDYPKMQDPRGRKINHAVILRVVSTNICGSDQHMVRGRTTAQTGLVLGHEITGEVIEKGSDVENLQIGDLVSVPFNVACGRCRSCKEMHTGVCLSVNPARPGGAYGYVDMGDWTGGQAEYAMVPYADFNLLKLPDRDRAMEKIRDLTCLSDILPTGYHGAVTAGVGPGSTVYIAGAGPVGLAAAASARLLGAAVVIIGDVNTVRLAHAKAQGFEIADLSLDTPLHEQIAALLGEPEVDCAVDAVGFEARGHGHDGVKHEAPATVLNSLMGVVRVAGKIGIPGLYVTEDPGAVDAAAKMGSLSIRFGLGWAKSHSFHTGQTPVMKYNRQLMQAIMWDRIHIADIVGVEVISLDDAPRGYGEFDAGVPKKFVIDPHKLFSAA from the coding sequence ATGTCTGGTAATCGTGGTGTCGTGTATCTCGGCAACGGCAAGGTCGAAATACAGAAAATCGACTATCCCAAAATGCAGGACCCGCGCGGCAGGAAGATTAATCACGCTGTCATCCTGCGCGTAGTGTCCACCAACATCTGTGGTTCCGATCAGCACATGGTGCGCGGTCGTACCACCGCTCAAACCGGCCTGGTACTGGGTCACGAAATCACCGGTGAAGTGATCGAGAAGGGCAGCGACGTCGAGAACCTGCAGATCGGCGACCTGGTGTCCGTTCCGTTCAACGTCGCTTGCGGGCGCTGCCGTTCCTGCAAAGAGATGCACACCGGCGTTTGCCTGAGCGTCAATCCGGCCCGTCCCGGCGGTGCTTATGGTTATGTCGACATGGGCGACTGGACCGGCGGTCAGGCTGAATACGCAATGGTGCCGTACGCCGACTTCAACCTGCTGAAACTGCCGGATCGCGATCGCGCGATGGAAAAAATCCGCGACCTGACCTGCCTCTCAGACATCCTGCCGACCGGTTACCACGGCGCCGTGACGGCGGGCGTTGGCCCGGGCAGCACCGTGTACATCGCCGGTGCCGGTCCAGTCGGCCTGGCCGCTGCCGCTTCCGCGCGTCTGCTGGGTGCAGCGGTGGTGATCATCGGTGACGTCAACACTGTGCGCCTGGCCCACGCCAAAGCTCAGGGTTTTGAAATCGCTGACCTGTCCCTCGACACGCCGTTGCACGAACAAATCGCCGCACTGCTGGGCGAGCCGGAAGTGGATTGCGCCGTCGACGCCGTGGGCTTCGAAGCACGCGGCCACGGCCATGACGGCGTGAAACACGAAGCGCCGGCCACCGTGCTCAACTCGCTGATGGGCGTAGTTCGCGTGGCAGGCAAGATCGGTATTCCAGGCCTGTACGTGACGGAAGATCCGGGTGCTGTGGACGCTGCCGCGAAAATGGGCAGCCTGAGCATTCGCTTCGGTCTGGGCTGGGCCAAGTCCCACAGCTTCCACACTGGCCAGACGCCAGTGATGAAGTACAACCGCCAGCTGATGCAGGCGATCATGTGGGACCGTATCCATATTGCCGACATCGTGGGCGTGGAAGTCATCAGCCTGGATGACGCGCCACGTGGTTATGGCGAGTTCGATGCGGGTGTGCCGAAGAAATTTGTGATCGATCCGCACAAGTTGTTCAGCGCGGCGTAA
- a CDS encoding sarcosine oxidase subunit beta — protein sequence MQRYSGFGLFKHSLSHHENWQKMWRTPTPKKVYDVVIVGGGGHGLATAYYLAKEHGITNVAVVEKGWLGGGNTARNTTIVRSNYLWDESAHLYEHAMKLWEGLSQDLNYNVMFSQRGVYNLCHTLQDIRDSERRVSANRLNGVDGELLDAKQVADEIPYLDCSKNTRYPVLGATVQRRGGVARHDAVAWGFARAADALGVDLIQQTEVIGFRKENGVCIGVETNKGFIGAKRVGVVTAGNSGHMAKLAGFRLPIESHPLQALVSEPIKPIIDSVIMSNAVHGYISQSDKGDLVIGAGIDGYNGYGQRGSYPVIEHTIQAIVEMFPVLSRVRMNRQWGGIVDTTPDACPIISKTPVPNMFFNCGWGTGGFKATPGSGNVFAASLAKGEMHPLAAPFSIDRFHNGALIDEHGAAAVAH from the coding sequence ATGCAACGCTATTCGGGCTTCGGCCTCTTCAAACACTCCCTCAGCCATCACGAAAACTGGCAGAAAATGTGGCGCACGCCGACCCCGAAAAAGGTCTATGACGTGGTCATTGTCGGCGGTGGCGGGCATGGTCTCGCCACGGCTTACTACCTCGCCAAAGAACACGGGATCACCAACGTGGCCGTGGTCGAGAAAGGCTGGCTGGGCGGCGGTAACACCGCGCGCAACACCACCATCGTTCGCTCCAACTACCTGTGGGACGAGTCGGCGCACCTGTACGAACACGCGATGAAATTGTGGGAAGGCCTGTCCCAGGACCTGAACTACAACGTGATGTTCTCCCAGCGCGGCGTTTACAACCTGTGCCACACCCTGCAAGACATCCGTGATTCCGAGCGTCGGGTCAGCGCCAACCGCCTCAACGGCGTGGACGGCGAATTGCTGGATGCCAAGCAAGTGGCCGACGAGATTCCGTACCTCGACTGCTCGAAGAACACCCGCTACCCGGTGCTGGGCGCCACCGTTCAGCGTCGCGGCGGCGTGGCTCGTCACGATGCCGTGGCCTGGGGCTTTGCCCGTGCCGCCGACGCCTTGGGCGTTGACCTGATTCAACAGACCGAAGTGATCGGTTTCCGCAAGGAAAACGGTGTGTGCATCGGTGTTGAAACCAACAAGGGCTTCATCGGCGCCAAGCGTGTTGGCGTGGTCACTGCCGGTAACTCCGGACACATGGCCAAACTCGCCGGTTTCCGCCTGCCGATCGAATCCCACCCGCTGCAAGCGCTGGTGTCCGAGCCGATCAAGCCAATTATCGACAGCGTGATCATGTCCAACGCCGTGCACGGTTACATCAGCCAGTCCGACAAGGGCGACCTGGTAATCGGTGCCGGCATTGACGGCTACAACGGCTACGGCCAGCGCGGTTCGTACCCGGTGATCGAGCACACCATCCAGGCCATCGTCGAGATGTTCCCGGTGTTGTCCCGCGTACGCATGAACCGGCAGTGGGGCGGCATCGTCGACACCACGCCGGATGCGTGCCCGATCATCTCGAAAACCCCGGTGCCGAACATGTTCTTCAACTGCGGTTGGGGCACCGGTGGCTTCAAGGCGACACCTGGCTCGGGCAACGTATTTGCCGCGAGCCTGGCCAAGGGCGAAATGCACCCATTGGCCGCACCTTTCTCCATCGACCGTTTCCACAACGGTGCGTTGATCGATGAACACGGCGCTGCTGCGGTTGCCCACTAA
- a CDS encoding sarcosine oxidase subunit delta → MLHIFCPHCGELRSEEEFHASGQAHIPRPLDPTSCTDEEWGDYMFFRDNPRGLHHELWIHAAGCRQYFNATRDTVTYEILETYKIGTKPQFTDKTDSPKAAATALGEKV, encoded by the coding sequence ATGTTGCATATCTTCTGTCCTCACTGCGGCGAGCTGCGCTCTGAAGAGGAATTCCACGCATCCGGCCAGGCGCACATCCCGCGTCCACTGGACCCGACTTCCTGCACCGACGAGGAGTGGGGCGACTACATGTTCTTCCGCGATAACCCGCGCGGTCTGCACCACGAACTGTGGATCCACGCCGCCGGTTGCCGTCAGTACTTCAACGCGACCCGTGACACCGTGACCTACGAGATTCTCGAAACTTACAAGATCGGCACCAAGCCACAATTCACCGACAAGACCGACAGCCCGAAAGCGGCCGCCACGGCTCTGGGAGAGAAGGTATGA
- the rloA2 gene encoding retropepsin-like aspartic peptidase RloA2, with protein MKSLLALLTLVALPVMAAEPTLYGRYEYIALPEIGGEVLKAKMDTGALTASLSAKDIEMFTRDGDDWVRFRLATKDASNKVYEHKIARISKIKTRSEEDEDEKDEAAPTKRPVVDLELCLGNVKRTVEVNLTDRSSFNYPLLIGAKALREFGAAVNPARRFTADKPDC; from the coding sequence GTGAAATCCCTCCTTGCACTGCTGACCCTCGTGGCCCTGCCGGTCATGGCCGCCGAGCCGACCCTGTACGGGCGTTACGAATACATCGCGCTGCCGGAAATCGGCGGTGAAGTCCTCAAGGCCAAGATGGACACCGGCGCCCTGACCGCGTCGCTGTCGGCCAAGGACATCGAAATGTTCACCCGCGACGGCGACGACTGGGTGCGCTTCCGCCTCGCCACCAAGGACGCGAGCAACAAGGTCTACGAACACAAGATCGCACGGATCAGCAAGATCAAGACCCGCTCCGAAGAAGACGAAGATGAGAAGGACGAGGCCGCACCCACCAAGCGTCCAGTGGTCGATCTGGAGCTGTGCCTGGGCAACGTCAAGCGCACGGTCGAGGTCAACCTCACCGACCGCAGCAGCTTCAATTACCCGTTGCTTATCGGCGCCAAGGCCTTGCGTGAATTCGGCGCCGCGGTGAACCCGGCCCGACGCTTTACCGCGGATAAACCCGACTGCTGA
- a CDS encoding acyltransferase → MRRLLTGCFVTLLLLLNTLVLFGPLMVFALLKLVLPGRYRDYASWAVMWIAETWAEIDKLIFRLCIPTQWDIRGGDDLRGDTSYLVISNHQSWVDIPALIQTLNRRTPFFKFFLKKELIWVPFLGLAWWALDYPFMKRYTKAFLAKNPELAGHDLEITKAACELYKRQPVTVVNYLEGTRFTAAKSTQQQSPFTHLLKPKAGGVAFVLAAMGEQLDAILDVTVVYPQQAIPGFWDLISGNVPKVIIDIQTRELDPALWQGDYENDPLFRETVQNWVNQLWIEKDRRIDALRAERC, encoded by the coding sequence ATGCGCCGCCTGCTCACCGGCTGTTTCGTTACCCTGCTGCTGTTGCTCAACACCCTGGTCCTGTTCGGGCCGCTGATGGTGTTTGCCCTGCTCAAACTGGTCCTGCCCGGCCGTTATCGCGATTACGCCTCGTGGGCGGTGATGTGGATCGCCGAGACCTGGGCCGAAATCGACAAACTGATCTTCCGCCTGTGCATCCCCACTCAATGGGACATTCGCGGCGGCGATGACCTGCGCGGGGATACCTCGTACCTGGTGATCAGCAACCACCAATCCTGGGTCGATATCCCTGCGCTGATCCAGACCCTGAACCGGCGCACGCCGTTCTTCAAATTCTTCCTCAAGAAAGAACTGATCTGGGTGCCGTTCCTGGGTCTTGCCTGGTGGGCGCTGGATTACCCGTTCATGAAGCGCTACACCAAGGCGTTCCTGGCGAAAAACCCTGAATTGGCCGGGCATGATCTGGAGATCACCAAAGCGGCATGCGAGCTGTACAAACGCCAGCCAGTGACGGTGGTCAATTACCTGGAAGGCACCCGGTTCACTGCGGCGAAAAGTACCCAGCAGCAATCACCGTTCACGCACCTGCTCAAACCCAAGGCGGGCGGCGTGGCGTTTGTGCTGGCGGCTATGGGCGAACAGCTGGACGCGATTCTGGATGTGACGGTGGTGTATCCGCAGCAGGCGATTCCGGGGTTCTGGGATTTGATCAGCGGCAACGTGCCAAAGGTCATCATCGACATCCAGACCCGCGAGCTGGACCCGGCGTTGTGGCAAGGGGATTACGAGAACGATCCGCTGTTTCGCGAAACCGTCCAGAACTGGGTCAACCAGCTCTGGATCGAGAAGGACCGGCGCATCGACGCGTTGCGCGCCGAGCGCTGCTGA